Proteins encoded in a region of the Vibrio ponticus genome:
- a CDS encoding DUF805 domain-containing protein yields the protein MSIKELLFSFQGRIGRKVYWTWNIFYYLLIVGFGIGLNALFPALAHLILPVFLIVVLIPDLAITAKRWHDRGKSSWWLLLNIPLIIGRMAVPAADPGVPVETSTLQMLISLAALVCGAWILIECGFLKGQAGENQFGREPV from the coding sequence ATGTCGATAAAAGAACTACTATTTTCTTTTCAAGGTCGCATTGGACGTAAAGTCTACTGGACTTGGAATATTTTCTATTACTTATTAATTGTGGGTTTTGGTATAGGTTTAAACGCCTTATTCCCCGCACTGGCGCATTTGATTTTACCGGTGTTTTTGATTGTGGTGTTGATTCCAGATTTAGCGATCACCGCTAAGCGTTGGCATGACCGTGGCAAATCGAGCTGGTGGTTATTGCTTAATATTCCACTTATCATTGGACGTATGGCAGTACCGGCTGCTGATCCCGGTGTGCCTGTTGAAACTTCGACGTTACAGATGCTGATCTCATTAGCAGCCTTGGTGTGTGGTGCATGGATTCTGATTGAATGTGGTTTCCTTAAAGGTCAAGCGGGTGAAAACCAATTTGGACGTGAACCAGTTTAA
- a CDS encoding 5-carboxymethyl-2-hydroxymuconate Delta-isomerase yields MPHLVMEYSNSVEERVNIQRLLEDLHHVAIQSGLFDAPSLKSRAHRYHDWLIGEHADSVDFIHVTFDLLDGRSAEQKRELSRMLMLVLQEQASHVHSLTIDIRDMDRECFQKVVN; encoded by the coding sequence ATGCCACATCTTGTTATGGAATATTCAAACTCAGTCGAAGAGCGCGTCAACATCCAACGATTATTGGAAGATTTACATCACGTTGCGATACAATCTGGTCTGTTTGATGCGCCCTCACTCAAATCGCGCGCGCATCGCTATCACGATTGGTTGATCGGAGAACACGCGGATAGTGTAGACTTTATCCATGTTACGTTTGATTTGTTAGATGGTCGTAGCGCAGAGCAAAAGCGGGAGTTATCGCGGATGCTTATGCTCGTGCTGCAAGAGCAGGCGAGTCACGTGCATAGCCTCACCATTGACATTCGTGATATGGACCGAGAATGTTTTCAAAAAGTGGTGAATTAG
- the coaA gene encoding type I pantothenate kinase produces the protein MTPYLSFNRQQWAELRNSVPMTLSEADLKELQGVNENLTMEESVEIYLPLARLLNLYIAARKNRNSVLQNFLGATNAAPPFIIGIAGSVAVGKSTTARLLQALLARWQDHPKVALVTTDGFLYPKKVLDERGIMHRKGFPESYDIKRLVEFVSDIKAGKPELQVPVYSHITYDITDELKTVDRPDVLIIEGLNVLQSGMDYPHDPHRVFVSDFLDFTIYVDAETDVIESWYVERFLKFRQGAFTKPGSYFSHYTQLSEQEAIDKARAIWRSINGINLEENILPTKGRAQLVLKKGSHHLVEKILLRK, from the coding sequence ATGACGCCATACCTCTCTTTTAATCGGCAACAATGGGCTGAACTGCGCAATTCAGTACCGATGACTTTGTCCGAAGCAGACTTAAAAGAGCTGCAAGGGGTCAATGAAAACCTAACCATGGAAGAGTCGGTTGAGATCTACCTACCACTCGCCCGCTTACTCAATCTGTATATTGCTGCGCGTAAAAATCGCAATTCGGTATTGCAAAATTTTCTTGGCGCTACCAATGCAGCTCCCCCTTTTATTATTGGTATTGCAGGCAGTGTCGCAGTCGGTAAAAGCACCACCGCTCGTTTGCTTCAAGCGCTCCTTGCTCGTTGGCAAGACCACCCTAAAGTGGCGTTAGTGACCACCGATGGCTTTCTCTATCCGAAGAAGGTACTTGATGAGCGCGGCATTATGCATCGTAAGGGCTTCCCTGAATCTTACGACATTAAACGCTTAGTCGAGTTTGTCTCTGACATCAAAGCTGGTAAACCAGAACTTCAAGTTCCGGTCTATTCGCATATTACCTATGACATCACCGATGAGCTTAAAACGGTAGACCGACCAGACGTATTAATCATTGAAGGTCTCAACGTACTGCAAAGTGGTATGGATTACCCACACGATCCCCATCGAGTATTTGTCTCCGATTTTCTCGATTTCACTATCTACGTTGATGCTGAAACGGATGTGATAGAGAGCTGGTATGTGGAACGCTTCTTGAAATTTCGTCAAGGTGCGTTTACCAAGCCTGGTTCTTACTTTAGTCACTACACTCAATTGAGCGAACAAGAAGCGATTGATAAAGCACGCGCCATTTGGCGCAGCATCAATGGGATCAATTTAGAAGAGAATATTTTGCCAACCAAAGGGCGAGCGCAGCTCGTTTTGAAAAAAGGCTCGCATCACTTAGTTGAAAAGATTTTACTGCGTAAGTAG